From Atribacterota bacterium, one genomic window encodes:
- the dinB gene encoding DNA polymerase IV → MPTRNKRSIIHLDLDAFFASVEQRDNPAYRGKAIIVGGIFKDNGELSRRGVVCTASYQARKYDIHSGMPIWEAQQKCPGAIFIPSRIRYYSKVSHDFFQICSEYTPLIEPLSIDEVFLDVTGCKSLFGSAEEIAHKIKDRVKKELHLPVSVGIASNKFLAKIATNLGKPDGFYVLPDDNISEVLSELPITKLWGIGQKTAGILNRSGIFTIKQLTQMPDVILQGILGENGTKIKQLAQGIDNSPVCPAEESKSIGREMTFSENITNKDELTKIILDFSQNIGYTARKRGYVGKTVTLKVRFHDFRTIQRSSSLEYATNLDNIIFQKAKKLLDLIPMKSPGIRLMGIKLSSLQYGKQPRQLSFYSDDNQEEKWSALTQSVDKIREKYGKYLVQRARFLQQKTTESKKGYR, encoded by the coding sequence ATGCCTACTCGAAATAAACGTTCTATTATTCACCTGGACCTGGATGCATTTTTTGCATCGGTAGAACAAAGAGATAACCCTGCATATCGAGGTAAAGCAATTATTGTAGGTGGTATATTTAAGGATAATGGAGAATTATCCCGTCGAGGCGTAGTTTGCACTGCTTCCTATCAAGCCCGCAAATACGACATACATTCAGGAATGCCTATCTGGGAGGCTCAGCAAAAATGCCCCGGAGCAATCTTTATACCATCCCGGATTCGCTATTACAGCAAGGTATCTCATGATTTTTTTCAGATATGCAGCGAATATACCCCTTTAATCGAACCATTAAGTATTGATGAAGTCTTTCTGGATGTAACAGGATGTAAATCACTGTTTGGGTCAGCAGAAGAAATTGCCCATAAAATTAAAGACAGAGTCAAAAAAGAATTGCATTTACCTGTTTCAGTGGGAATTGCATCCAATAAATTCCTGGCAAAAATTGCCACTAATCTGGGCAAACCAGATGGTTTTTACGTTCTTCCTGATGATAATATTTCTGAAGTTTTATCTGAACTGCCTATTACAAAATTATGGGGTATCGGACAAAAAACGGCAGGGATTTTAAATCGTTCCGGTATTTTCACTATAAAGCAATTAACTCAAATGCCGGATGTTATCCTGCAGGGAATATTGGGAGAAAACGGCACAAAAATAAAACAATTGGCTCAGGGAATTGACAATAGTCCAGTCTGTCCTGCCGAAGAATCCAAGTCAATTGGCAGAGAAATGACATTTTCTGAAAATATCACCAATAAAGATGAATTGACAAAAATCATTCTGGATTTCAGTCAAAATATAGGCTATACTGCCCGTAAAAGAGGATATGTAGGGAAAACAGTTACCCTTAAAGTTCGTTTTCATGACTTTAGAACCATACAAAGATCCAGCTCATTAGAGTATGCCACTAATCTGGACAATATTATCTTTCAGAAAGCCAAAAAACTATTAGATTTAATTCCTATGAAGTCTCCGGGAATTCGTTTAATGGGGATAAAACTTTCTTCTTTGCAGTATGGAAAACAGCCGAGACAGTTGAGTTTTTATTCGGATGACAACCAGGAAGAAAAATGGAGTGCTTTGACCCAATCGGTAGACAAAATACGGGAAAAATATGGTAAATATCTTGTTCAGAGAGCGAGATTTTTACAACAAAAAACTACTGAATCTAAAAAGGGCTATAGATGA
- a CDS encoding OB-fold nucleic acid binding domain-containing protein, whose product MSTLLKFETKNVENSLLLQETIPAYTFSPSAILKIEKDILGIYVSSHPLSVYRKRISDHLPSGNIYVRSNQIEQLRPGQHVCIAGLLIQVRRQFTKNHKIMAFLLLEDESGFFEAIAFPETFQQYFSLLVKDALLMIEGNTGNREKEEKIIINKIQSINSNSGSNAL is encoded by the coding sequence ATGTCAACTCTCTTAAAATTTGAAACAAAAAACGTAGAAAATAGTTTATTACTGCAGGAAACCATACCTGCTTATACTTTTTCCCCTTCTGCTATTTTAAAGATAGAGAAGGATATTTTAGGAATCTATGTCAGCTCACATCCTCTTTCAGTATACCGAAAGAGGATATCAGATCATTTGCCATCCGGAAATATTTATGTCAGAAGTAACCAGATTGAACAGCTCAGACCCGGCCAGCATGTTTGTATTGCCGGTCTTCTGATCCAGGTAAGGAGGCAATTTACTAAAAATCACAAAATAATGGCATTTTTATTATTAGAAGACGAATCGGGTTTCTTTGAAGCCATCGCCTTTCCTGAAACATTCCAGCAATATTTTTCTTTACTCGTGAAAGATGCTTTGCTTATGATTGAAGGCAATACAGGCAACAGGGAGAAGGAAGAAAAAATAATCATTAATAAAATACAAAGTATTAATTCTAACTCGGGTTCAAATGCGCTATAA
- the dnaE gene encoding DNA polymerase III subunit alpha: protein MSFTHLHLHSQYSMQDGLGSIEQIISRVQELKMKSVAITDHDGMYGAVEFYKKSISAGIKPIIGCEVRLRSEYIPNQTTHLILLAQNNDGYRNLCQLISRAHLSNPSGIPAIDRKIITNYSKGLIILSGCLQGEIPLLIALKKYQEAESTALWYKKLLGLENFYLEISYHGLEHENSVNKHIINLGKNLSIPLVATNNVHYPGESHAPFQKVINTIANQSTRQCFHYNPLPNNQYYLKSYLEMKKLFSHLPEALKNTERIAEKCNLQLALGKIRLPSYNPPKPYSAPEYLEELCLEGLKKYYPDPSSQAFYRMKYELQIINQMGFAGYFLIVRDIVQFAKQNNIPVGPGKGSAAGSLVSYLLNITEVDPLKFKLFFERFLNPQRIDLPDIDIDFGQIGREKVIDYIFKRFGQERVTHVCTINTYAARSAVRDAGRALGFSYQELNKIAKMMPYFSSPGVIKASMKHLPELKKLSYQKEPLRSLFSYAQFMEGKPRHISVHASAVIIADEPLANTVPLELSPEGEIVSQYEKEGIKDMGLLKIDILGSRSLTVIQKTLQSLDKDKIRLNLKNIPLDDTRTFYTLKKGKTLGVFQLESSGMASLLKQLSPSHLEDLIAALSLYRPGPLDSGMTGQYLKRKHGYAKIEYPHEQIKEVLRDTYGVILYQEQVMQVVSVFAGLTPGEADLFRRAISSRSPVIMEEQRTLFLKKSLQQGHNREEAENIFNLVAKFAYYGFNKAHSTSYALLSYLTCYLKVHYPTHYIAALLTCGMGYYDMDRYIQEARRFNVHILLPDVNKSNAGFSIEDRAIRIGLLQVKGLGIKQIDRILKIRDKDGPFLSLHDFCARTDSARITRSVIENLIKIGAFDFMAYPRSVLLNILPLVLTETGKEKKQCQLS, encoded by the coding sequence ATGAGTTTTACCCATTTACATTTACATTCACAATACAGCATGCAGGATGGACTGGGCAGTATTGAGCAGATTATAAGCAGAGTTCAGGAACTAAAAATGAAATCTGTAGCAATAACTGACCATGACGGGATGTACGGGGCTGTTGAATTTTATAAAAAATCTATTTCTGCAGGAATCAAGCCGATTATTGGCTGTGAAGTCCGCCTCAGAAGCGAATACATACCTAACCAGACAACACACCTGATATTGTTAGCTCAAAATAACGACGGGTACCGAAATCTATGTCAATTAATTAGCAGAGCTCACCTTTCAAACCCTTCCGGGATCCCGGCTATTGACCGAAAGATAATTACCAACTACTCTAAAGGACTTATTATTCTTTCCGGATGTCTACAGGGAGAAATACCTCTCCTTATCGCCCTGAAAAAATACCAGGAAGCAGAGAGTACTGCTTTGTGGTATAAGAAACTGCTTGGTTTGGAAAATTTCTACCTGGAGATTTCCTACCACGGCCTGGAACATGAAAATTCAGTAAATAAACATATTATTAATCTGGGTAAAAATTTATCTATACCCTTAGTCGCTACTAATAATGTTCACTATCCCGGGGAAAGTCATGCTCCCTTTCAAAAAGTAATTAATACTATCGCCAATCAGAGTACACGACAATGCTTTCATTACAATCCTCTTCCTAATAATCAGTATTACCTGAAATCATACCTGGAAATGAAAAAGCTTTTTTCTCATTTGCCCGAAGCGCTTAAAAACACGGAAAGAATTGCCGAAAAATGCAATTTACAACTCGCTTTAGGCAAAATACGATTACCTTCCTACAATCCTCCTAAACCCTATTCGGCTCCGGAATACCTGGAAGAGTTATGTCTGGAAGGATTAAAAAAATATTATCCCGATCCATCAAGCCAGGCTTTTTACCGTATGAAGTATGAGTTGCAAATTATCAATCAGATGGGTTTTGCCGGATATTTCCTGATTGTTAGAGATATTGTTCAATTTGCTAAACAGAATAATATTCCCGTTGGCCCGGGAAAGGGATCTGCAGCCGGAAGTCTGGTCTCATATCTGTTAAATATTACCGAAGTAGATCCATTGAAATTTAAGCTGTTTTTCGAAAGATTCTTAAATCCACAGCGAATTGATTTGCCTGACATTGATATTGATTTCGGACAAATTGGAAGAGAAAAGGTTATTGATTATATCTTTAAAAGATTCGGACAAGAACGGGTTACCCATGTCTGCACTATAAATACCTATGCGGCCCGTTCTGCCGTAAGGGATGCAGGCAGAGCATTAGGGTTTTCCTATCAGGAGTTAAACAAAATTGCAAAAATGATGCCATATTTTTCTTCACCGGGAGTTATTAAGGCCTCCATGAAACATTTACCGGAATTAAAAAAGCTTTCTTATCAAAAAGAACCTCTTCGTTCGTTGTTTTCTTATGCTCAATTCATGGAAGGAAAACCACGTCATATTTCAGTTCACGCTTCAGCTGTTATTATTGCCGATGAACCACTGGCCAATACTGTTCCTCTGGAATTAAGTCCGGAAGGAGAAATTGTCAGTCAGTACGAAAAAGAAGGCATTAAGGATATGGGGTTATTGAAGATTGACATATTGGGTTCCCGAAGTTTAACAGTAATCCAAAAGACCTTACAAAGCCTTGATAAAGATAAAATAAGACTAAATTTAAAAAATATACCACTAGATGACACACGAACCTTTTATACCCTGAAAAAAGGTAAAACTTTAGGGGTTTTTCAATTGGAAAGTTCTGGTATGGCTTCTCTGTTAAAGCAATTATCACCATCTCACCTGGAAGATTTAATAGCAGCACTTTCTCTTTACCGACCAGGACCTTTGGATAGTGGAATGACCGGACAATATCTGAAAAGAAAACATGGTTATGCAAAAATAGAATACCCCCATGAGCAAATAAAAGAAGTATTAAGGGATACCTATGGAGTTATTCTCTATCAGGAACAGGTAATGCAGGTCGTTTCAGTCTTTGCCGGTCTAACCCCGGGTGAAGCTGACCTTTTCCGCAGAGCAATAAGTTCCCGTTCTCCTGTTATTATGGAAGAACAACGTACATTATTCTTAAAAAAATCTTTACAGCAGGGACATAATCGGGAAGAGGCAGAAAATATATTCAACCTTGTTGCCAAATTTGCCTATTACGGTTTTAATAAAGCACACAGTACCTCTTATGCCCTCCTTTCTTACCTGACCTGTTATCTAAAGGTTCACTACCCGACACATTATATTGCTGCTCTGCTTACCTGTGGAATGGGTTATTATGACATGGATCGCTATATACAGGAAGCCCGGCGCTTCAATGTACACATTCTGTTGCCTGATGTAAATAAAAGCAATGCGGGCTTCTCTATAGAAGACAGGGCTATCCGAATAGGACTCTTGCAAGTAAAAGGTTTGGGTATTAAACAAATAGACCGTATCTTAAAGATAAGGGATAAAGATGGCCCATTTCTATCCCTGCATGACTTCTGTGCCAGAACTGATTCTGCCAGAATTACCCGTTCTGTAATCGAAAACCTGATTAAAATAGGTGCTTTTGATTTTATGGCCTACCCTAGATCTGTATTGTTGAATATATTACCACTTGTTCTAACCGAAACCGGAAAGGAGAAAAAACAATGTCAACTCTCTTAA